Proteins from one Flavobacterium sp. N2038 genomic window:
- a CDS encoding helix-turn-helix transcriptional regulator, with product MLDETPKRFDRIVAILIQLQSKKIVKAQELADRFECSLRTIYRDIRTLEASGVPIYSEAGVGYALMDGYRLPPVMFTREEVSSFIAAEKLMQKFTDPTLGTHYSSAMYKLKSVLRSADKDYLSNIESRIVMQTAEPMFNDNSPNTLAILFEGIAEKKQILLSYKTFESDETNERNIEPVGVFHDHNNWYFLGYCHLRKDYRQFRTDRILGIRKTESGFTIEHNSLETYLTKTETRPTVKVRILIEKKIARYLATERKYHGYVSEKEVDGKIEMTFMCKDIDSGFPRWFLMFGDYATILEPESLKTRTLELLEINRQRLL from the coding sequence ATGCTTGACGAAACTCCAAAACGATTTGACCGAATTGTTGCCATTCTTATTCAATTACAATCCAAAAAAATTGTAAAAGCTCAGGAATTGGCCGATCGTTTTGAGTGCAGTCTGAGAACTATTTACAGAGACATCAGAACTTTGGAAGCTTCCGGAGTTCCTATTTATAGCGAAGCCGGAGTTGGTTATGCATTAATGGATGGTTATCGGCTTCCGCCGGTAATGTTTACCCGTGAAGAAGTAAGCAGTTTTATAGCGGCCGAAAAACTGATGCAGAAATTTACCGATCCTACTTTGGGAACACATTATTCATCGGCGATGTACAAATTAAAGTCCGTTCTACGAAGTGCAGATAAAGATTATCTTTCAAACATTGAATCCAGAATTGTTATGCAAACTGCAGAACCCATGTTTAATGATAACTCACCCAATACTCTGGCTATACTGTTTGAAGGTATTGCAGAAAAAAAACAGATTTTACTTTCGTATAAAACTTTTGAAAGTGATGAAACGAACGAAAGAAACATCGAACCTGTGGGCGTTTTTCACGACCACAACAATTGGTACTTTTTAGGTTATTGTCATTTGAGAAAAGACTATCGCCAATTTAGAACCGACAGAATTCTCGGAATCAGGAAAACGGAATCAGGTTTTACTATCGAACATAATTCTTTAGAAACTTATTTGACAAAAACCGAAACTCGTCCAACCGTAAAAGTTCGAATTCTGATTGAGAAAAAAATTGCCCGATATCTGGCAACTGAAAGAAAATATCATGGTTATGTTTCTGAAAAAGAAGTTGACGGAAAGATCGAAATGACCTTTATGTGCAAGGATATCGACAGCGGATTTCCTCGTTGGTTTTTAATGTTTGGTGATTATGCCACAATTTTGGAACCAGAAAGTCTTAAAACAAGAACTTTAGAATTATTAGAAATCAACAGACAAAGACTTTTATAA
- a CDS encoding porin family protein: protein MKTKFSIILAVFSFYFANAQQEDQVNSEMNSAKGITFAHGDMFIEGALQIATGGDQDYYAFNPKFGYFLNDKFAVGGQLSFSSNKYESTKTKTNIFGIGGFARYYVLELDKKRFKAYGEAGLGYGRNKVEDPTGSDDTNSLTANITVGLNYFVTKNIAVTFVLANVLSYNSVSPENGPSSNTFQLNVNLFENIFDQPKFGLLYKF from the coding sequence ATGAAAACCAAATTTTCAATTATTTTAGCCGTATTTAGTTTTTACTTTGCCAATGCTCAACAAGAAGATCAGGTTAATTCTGAAATGAATTCTGCAAAGGGCATTACCTTTGCTCATGGCGATATGTTTATCGAAGGTGCTTTGCAAATTGCCACAGGCGGTGATCAGGATTATTATGCTTTTAATCCTAAATTTGGGTATTTCCTCAATGACAAATTTGCTGTTGGAGGTCAATTAAGTTTTTCCAGCAACAAATACGAATCGACAAAAACCAAAACTAATATATTCGGTATTGGCGGGTTTGCACGATATTATGTGCTAGAATTAGATAAAAAACGTTTTAAAGCATATGGCGAAGCTGGTTTAGGCTATGGCCGAAACAAAGTGGAAGACCCTACAGGATCTGATGACACTAATAGTCTAACTGCCAATATCACTGTTGGTTTAAACTATTTTGTAACCAAAAATATTGCAGTAACTTTTGTATTGGCCAATGTATTGTCTTACAACAGTGTTTCTCCGGAAAACGGTCCTTCTTCAAATACATTCCAATTAAATGTAAACCTATTCGAAAATATCTTTGACCAACCTAAGTTTGGACTTTTATATAAATTTTAA
- the lepA gene encoding translation elongation factor 4, producing MKKIRNFCIIAHIDHGKSTLADRLLGATQTVTAREEKAQLLDNMDLERERGITIKSHAIQMEYTYKGEEYILNLIDTPGHVDFSYEVSRSIAACEGALLIVDAAQSIQAQTISNLYLALENDLEIIPVLNKVDLPSANPEEVSDDIIDLLGCKLEDIIHASGKTGFGVENILAAIIEKIPAPKGNPDEPLQALIFDSVYNPFRGIEVIFRVVNGEIKKGQKIKFMATGNEYFADEIGTLKLNQVPKNVISSGDVGYLISGIKEAKEVKVGDTLTDAKTPTTNMITGFEDVKPMVFAGIYPVDTEDYEDLRSSMEKLQLNDASLVFTPESSAALGFGFRCGFLGMLHMEIIQERLEREFDMTVITTVPNVSYLAYTKKDPETSFVVNNPSDLPEPSRLDRVEEPFIKATIITKADFVGNVMSLCIEKRGQITNQTYLTTERVELNFDMPLAEIVFDFYDRLKTVSKGYASFDYSPIGMRTSKLVKLDVLLNAQTVDALSALIHEDNAYNIGKKMTEKLRELIPRQQFDIPIQAAIGAKIIARETIKALRKDVTAKCYGGDISRKRKLLEKQKKGKKRMRQVGNVEIPQEAFMAVLKLND from the coding sequence ATGAAGAAGATACGTAACTTTTGCATTATTGCACACATTGACCACGGTAAAAGTACATTGGCAGACCGCTTATTGGGCGCTACACAAACTGTTACAGCTCGTGAAGAAAAAGCACAATTGCTTGACAACATGGATCTGGAGCGTGAGCGCGGAATTACCATAAAAAGTCACGCCATACAAATGGAATATACTTATAAAGGAGAGGAATATATTTTAAATTTAATTGACACTCCTGGTCACGTTGATTTTTCATACGAAGTATCTCGTTCGATTGCTGCCTGCGAAGGAGCACTTTTGATCGTTGATGCTGCACAAAGTATTCAGGCACAAACAATTTCAAACTTATATCTGGCTTTAGAAAATGATCTGGAAATTATTCCGGTTTTAAATAAAGTCGATTTACCAAGTGCCAATCCAGAGGAAGTAAGCGACGATATTATTGATTTATTAGGATGTAAACTTGAAGATATTATTCACGCTTCCGGAAAAACAGGTTTTGGTGTTGAAAATATTTTAGCAGCTATTATTGAAAAAATTCCTGCTCCAAAAGGAAATCCAGATGAGCCATTACAAGCTTTGATTTTTGACTCGGTTTACAATCCGTTTCGTGGAATTGAGGTAATCTTCAGAGTTGTAAATGGAGAAATCAAAAAAGGGCAAAAAATTAAATTCATGGCTACAGGCAATGAATATTTTGCTGATGAAATTGGAACTTTAAAATTAAATCAGGTTCCAAAAAATGTAATTTCTTCAGGCGATGTTGGTTATTTGATTTCCGGAATTAAAGAAGCCAAAGAAGTAAAAGTTGGAGATACACTAACTGATGCCAAAACGCCAACAACCAATATGATTACTGGTTTTGAGGATGTAAAACCAATGGTATTTGCCGGAATTTATCCTGTTGATACTGAAGATTATGAAGATTTGCGTTCTTCTATGGAAAAACTGCAATTGAATGATGCTTCATTAGTTTTTACTCCTGAAAGTTCTGCGGCTTTAGGATTTGGTTTCCGTTGTGGATTCTTAGGAATGCTTCACATGGAAATTATTCAGGAACGTTTAGAGCGTGAATTCGACATGACTGTAATTACTACAGTTCCTAACGTTTCCTATTTGGCATATACCAAAAAAGACCCTGAAACTTCATTTGTTGTAAATAATCCTTCTGACTTACCTGAACCTTCTCGTTTAGACCGAGTTGAAGAACCTTTTATAAAAGCAACGATCATTACAAAAGCTGATTTCGTAGGAAACGTAATGAGTTTATGTATCGAAAAACGTGGTCAAATTACCAACCAAACCTATTTGACAACAGAACGTGTTGAATTAAACTTTGACATGCCTTTGGCCGAAATTGTATTTGATTTTTACGATCGTCTAAAAACAGTTTCAAAAGGTTATGCTTCTTTTGATTATTCTCCTATCGGAATGAGAACTTCAAAATTAGTTAAACTGGATGTTCTTTTGAATGCTCAAACGGTTGATGCGCTTTCTGCATTGATTCACGAAGACAACGCGTACAACATCGGTAAAAAAATGACTGAGAAATTACGTGAGTTAATCCCAAGACAACAATTTGATATTCCGATTCAGGCTGCAATTGGAGCTAAGATTATCGCTCGTGAAACTATTAAAGCACTTCGTAAAGACGTTACCGCAAAATGTTACGGTGGAGATATTTCGCGTAAGCGTAAACTTCTTGAAAAACAGAAAAAAGGTAAAAAACGTATGCGTCAGGTAGGAAACGTTGAGATTCCGCAAGAAGCGTTTATGGCTGTTTTGAAATTGAACGACTAA
- a CDS encoding prolipoprotein diacylglyceryl transferase, giving the protein MRLPFEPVILGYEINIHLVLEYLAFFLGYRYYVFLRKKSNDTIVSGNRLSIILGAAIGAFMGSRIMGFLENPVFHFDAKSIFELFNAKTIMGGLFGGLLGVEIAKKIIGEKESSGDLFTFPIIFGIFIGRIGCFLSGTNEFTYGKKTTFFTGMNLGDNIIRHPIALYELVFLIILFLVLKKLKTRTVKSGLLFQYFMIAYFTFRFFVEFLKPNHFLIFGISSIQILCLICLLYYNKTILNLFVKNAS; this is encoded by the coding sequence ATGAGACTTCCTTTTGAGCCGGTTATTTTGGGGTATGAAATTAATATCCATTTAGTTTTAGAATATCTCGCATTTTTTTTAGGATATCGATATTATGTTTTTTTGAGAAAAAAATCCAATGATACTATTGTTTCAGGCAATAGGTTATCAATCATATTAGGAGCGGCAATTGGAGCTTTTATGGGCTCCAGAATTATGGGCTTTCTGGAAAATCCTGTTTTTCATTTTGATGCAAAATCAATTTTTGAACTCTTCAATGCAAAAACAATTATGGGAGGGTTGTTTGGCGGACTGTTAGGGGTTGAAATCGCAAAGAAGATTATCGGCGAAAAAGAATCATCAGGCGACTTATTTACTTTTCCGATTATTTTTGGAATTTTTATAGGGAGAATAGGCTGTTTTTTATCTGGTACAAATGAGTTTACGTATGGAAAAAAAACGACCTTTTTTACGGGTATGAATCTTGGTGATAATATTATAAGACACCCAATTGCCTTATATGAATTAGTTTTTCTGATTATTTTGTTTCTTGTTTTGAAGAAATTAAAAACCAGAACGGTTAAAAGCGGACTGTTATTTCAGTATTTTATGATTGCTTATTTTACGTTTCGCTTTTTTGTGGAATTTTTAAAACCAAATCATTTCCTGATTTTTGGAATTAGTTCGATTCAGATTTTATGTTTGATATGTCTGCTCTATTATAACAAAACAATTTTAAATTTATTTGTAAAAAATGCCAGTTAG
- a CDS encoding radical SAM protein codes for MPVRKYTYYDFTLSLCPECLKRIDAKIVFEDENVYMLKRCPEHGSSKVLIADDIQYYKNIRNYNKPSEMPYTFNTKTHYGCPYDCGLCPDHEQHSCLTVVEVTDRCNLTCPTCYAGSSPSYGRHRTLEEIKAMLDTVVKNEKEPDVVQISGGEPTIHPQFFEILDYAKSIPIKHLMLNTNGIKIAKDKEFVQRLKSYSPDFEIYLQFDSFEDSVLQELRGADLSEIRKQALENLNEVNLSTTLVVTLQKGLNDHEIGKIIEFALKQKCVRGVTFQPTQIAGRLENFNLETDRMTLTEVRRKILEQSTVFNSDDLLPVPCNPDALVMGYALKLGDEVFPLTRYINPNDLLDNSKNTIIYEQDEVLRGKMIDLFSTGNSVEVAQENLKSILCCLPNIDAPELGYDNLFRIIIMQFIDAYNFDVRAIKKSCVHIVNKDNKIIPFETMNLFYRDDKIERLEELRTKV; via the coding sequence ATGCCAGTTAGAAAATATACTTATTATGACTTTACCTTAAGCCTTTGTCCAGAATGCTTAAAAAGAATTGATGCAAAAATTGTTTTTGAAGACGAGAATGTCTACATGCTTAAAAGATGTCCAGAGCATGGAAGTTCTAAGGTTTTAATTGCTGACGATATTCAGTATTACAAGAATATTCGAAACTACAATAAGCCATCAGAGATGCCGTATACTTTTAATACAAAAACGCATTATGGCTGCCCTTACGACTGCGGTTTATGTCCGGATCACGAACAGCATTCCTGCTTGACAGTTGTAGAGGTTACCGATCGATGTAATCTGACATGTCCAACTTGTTATGCCGGTTCATCGCCTAGTTATGGCAGACACCGGACTCTTGAAGAAATAAAAGCGATGCTTGATACGGTTGTTAAAAATGAAAAAGAACCAGACGTAGTACAAATTAGTGGCGGTGAACCAACTATACATCCTCAATTTTTTGAAATTTTGGATTATGCAAAATCAATTCCGATAAAACATTTAATGCTAAATACAAATGGAATTAAAATTGCAAAAGATAAAGAGTTTGTTCAGAGATTAAAAAGCTATTCTCCGGATTTTGAAATCTATCTTCAGTTTGATTCTTTTGAGGACAGTGTTTTGCAGGAACTGCGCGGAGCTGATTTAAGTGAAATACGAAAACAAGCTTTAGAAAATCTAAACGAAGTTAATTTGTCTACTACTTTGGTTGTTACACTTCAAAAAGGATTAAACGATCATGAAATAGGTAAAATTATTGAGTTTGCACTAAAGCAAAAATGCGTTCGTGGGGTTACATTTCAGCCGACTCAAATTGCAGGTCGACTGGAGAATTTTAATTTAGAAACTGACCGGATGACATTAACAGAAGTAAGAAGAAAAATTCTGGAGCAGTCGACAGTTTTTAATTCAGATGATTTGCTTCCTGTTCCTTGTAATCCTGACGCTTTGGTAATGGGGTATGCGTTGAAGTTAGGAGACGAAGTTTTTCCTCTTACGCGATATATTAATCCAAATGATTTATTGGACAATAGTAAAAACACCATTATTTATGAGCAGGATGAAGTACTTCGAGGTAAAATGATAGACCTGTTTAGTACTGGAAATTCTGTAGAAGTGGCACAGGAAAATTTGAAATCGATATTATGTTGTTTACCTAATATTGATGCTCCGGAATTAGGCTATGACAATCTGTTTAGAATTATTATAATGCAGTTTATTGATGCCTATAATTTTGATGTGAGAGCAATAAAAAAATCATGTGTACATATTGTCAATAAGGATAATAAAATAATCCCATTCGAAACAATGAATTTGTTTTACAGAGACGATAAAATAGAAAGACTTGAAGAATTAAGAACTAAAGTATAG